The following are from one region of the Coccinella septempunctata chromosome 7, icCocSept1.1, whole genome shotgun sequence genome:
- the LOC123316760 gene encoding uncharacterized protein LOC123316760, translating into MSMASTAKWGIEQVSEDLYDYARDDYDYTQIQLLNENFKPAPPISVAEYRARTSKILPQGIFDENDVPGIICNGKEMKIGPPQPVLESSFKELRGNSVVDNATVLSDGKAKGASNQMNSLLKDDKCSQNVMSNQAKNQKKKKKKFKKLEFNNTEPCKIYNVPFVPDRLNNDKMYPPL; encoded by the exons atgagtatggccaGCACTGCCAAGTGGGGAATTGAACAAGTTTCAGAAGATCTTTATGACTATGCTCGTGATGATTATGATTATACACAAATACAACTGttgaatgaaaacttcaaaccAGCTCCTCCAATATCCGTTGCTGAATATAGAGCTCGAACTTCAAAAATTCTACCACAAGGAATTTTTGATGAAAACGATGTACCTGGAATTATTTGCAATGGTAAAGAGATGAAAATAGGTCCACCTCAGCCAGTACTTGAAAGCAGCTTCAAG GAATTAAGAGGTAACAGTGTAGTTGATAACGCTACTGTACTCAGTGATGGGAAGGCTAAGGGAGCGTCAAACCAGATGAACTCTCTTCTAAAGGATGATAAATGCTCTCAAAATGTTATGTCCAATCAAGCTAAGAatcagaaaaagaaaaagaagaagttcAAAAAGCTTGAGTTCAACAACACAGAACCTTGCAAAATTTATAATGTACCATTTGTACCTGATAGGTTAAATAATGATAAAATGTATCCACCATTATGA
- the LOC123316806 gene encoding uncharacterized protein LOC123316806, whose amino-acid sequence MSEWEKLEDVERDLYEYSHLEYPGSSLTVAPPISISQYRARTATSRSPGLFGEQPEAKEIFISGRGKHHPGTIIRPGQPVISTPEEDMDIRKKIREVSGLGYSNEITERVYGQKESFSSDEEDGDVGIPLPDLKLQSAVPKEQRKKTDLSPKHPKKKKGVSWNTLLENEEQCKVEKCVEPLKNQKTENGVNPMKG is encoded by the exons ATGTCTGAATGGGAAAAATTAGAAGATGTTGAAAGGGATCTCTATGAATATTCACATTTGGAATACCCTGGCAGTTCGTTAACAGTTGCACCTCCTATATCAATTTCTCAGTATAGAGCTAGAACTGCAACATCTCGATCTCCAGGATTATTCGGTGAACAACCAGAAGCTAAGGAAATCTTTATAAGTGGGAGAGGTAAACATCATCCTGGTACTATTATCCGACCAGGTCAACCAGTTATATCAACTCCAGAGGAAGATATGGACATAAGGAAAAAAATCAGAGAG GTTTCAGGATTAGGTTATAGTAATGAAATCACAGAAAGGGTTTATGGCCAAAAAGAATCTTTTAGCTCTGATGAAGAAGATGGTGATGTAGGAATTCCTCTACCAGATCTGAAACTGCAATCTGCTGTACCTAAAGAGCaaaggaaaaaaactgatttatcACCAAAACATCCAAAGAAGAAAAAGGGTGTATCCTGGAATACTCtacttgaaaatgaagaacAATGTAAGGTGGAGAAATGTGTGGAACCTTTGAAGAATCAAAAGACAGAGAATGGTGTTAACCCAATGAAGGGATGA